CAAAATCAGTCACGACAGGTTTACCGCTTCCATCTATATCCCAAGTCAGCCCCTTAGGTCCGTTTGGTACAGCAGTCCCGCTTCCTGCAGAGATCATTGCACCTTCCGGGGTGTACATCCAGTTAATGAATTCCATAATTCTTGCTGGTTCCTTAGCTTTTGCGCCGATTGCTATAATACCGTTACCACCGTAAACATTGAAGCCTGTAGAGTACATCAGCTCATCCTTAAATGGAACTAATGCAAAACCTTTACCTTCAGCTGTTCTTTCCGGTGTATTGTAGTTAGCGGCTCCAAGCCATGGGAACCAGGAGAACAACAGACGGCCATCTTTGTATTTCGCTACAACATCGTCGAATTTTTGAGTCATAGAATCTGGATCCACCAGACCCATTTGGTTAGCTTCAAAATACAGCTTGAGCGATTTCATATACCAGCTATCTTCGGATAAGAAGTCATAATACTTTTCTTCGTCTGCTTTAACATACACAGCAGTGTCAGGAATTTCATCATAGCCCATCATGTTTGCAAACTGTTTAGCCAGTGTCATTTTATAGTTGCCATCCCAGTCAGACCACATCGAGAAGGCATAGGTTTTCTTACCTTGCTCATTCTTTGGCTCAAGCTCTTGCATTTTTTTCAGGACTGGAAGATAATCTTCAATCTTTGAAATTTCAGGTGCTCCGATTTGTTGATAAAGATCCCAGCGTAGGTCTGGACCCCAAGTCATATCTTTTCCTTCAGAAGGTCCGGATGGGTTAGAAGCTACGTTGTTTCCCATGCCAAAGACTGATGATCCACCGCCAAAAGCTACCTTTGCTTTCTCAATAGCTTTTGGGAAAGTGCTAGAAATATCTTTTCCGTATTTGTCCAGAAGTCCGTCTTGTGTCCAGTCTAAGAGCAGCTTTCCTTTGATCGCATTTGGATAATGGTTCTTGTCATCACCGAAAATGATGATATCTCCAAGATCACCAGATGCCATCATTGCAGAAATTTTGGTATCTCCACCTGTAAGATTTGAAGCTACAATGTCCATCTCAATGTTGAACTTATCTTTGATGATTTTGGCGAACCATCCAGTTTGTGGCCCCGCATAGTTAGCCGTTGTAGAGAATACGGTCAGCTTCAGCGGCTTGGAATGATCAAGTGCTCCGTCATCTGGTGCTGCTGTTTCTTCCGCCGGCGCATTTGTGGCAGCGGACGTGGGCTTCTCTGTACTAGTGTTTTTGCCCGAGTTAGCCGTATTATTCCCCCCGCCACATGCTGCCAGAACGAAGACCAGGATTACGGATAGCATGACAAGCGATGCTCTTCTTAGTCTCATTGCTTTATACCCTCCCTTTCGTATCTTCACTTATAGTTCAACTCTGCTTGTAGCAGAGGAAAACCCCATTTCATTACCGATCCGGTAACTCATTAGCCCTTAACCGCACCGATCATAATTCCTTTGACGAAAAAGCGTTGGAAGAACGGATACACGATTAAAATCGGCAATACGACGATCATGGTCACGGTCATCCGTACCGAGGTTGGAGTCTGCATATTCGCTACACCAGCGGCCATATCAGGTGAACTACGGATTAGAGCAGCGAGCGAGCTGGACTCGTTCAAATAACGCCACAACAAGAACTGGAGCGTATAGTACTTCGTATCTGTCATCAGAAACGCCGTATCAATGAAGGAGTTCCACTGATTCACTGCGGAGAAAATCGTAATCGTAGCTAGAATTGGCGTCGTAAGCGGTACAATAATACTCCAGAACACTCGCATGTAACCCGCACCATCCATAGATGCCGACTCCTCAAGTGAAGGTGGAATGGCTTCAACGAAGGTTTTGACTAGAATAATATTGAATGGCGTAATAATCGTAGGCAAAATATAAGCCAGATAATTATTGGTCAGATGCAAATTATGCATTGTGATATACCAAGGAATTAGGCCTGCGCTAAAATACATCGTAACTACAACACTGCGGTACCAAATACTCCGGCCCCACATTTCCTTTTTAGTGAACAAGTAACCTAAAAAAGCTGACGACCCTACAGTAAGTAGCGTCCCGACGACCGTTCTATATACAGAGACTGTTGCCGCATGTCCTAGACCGCTGATTTTTAGAACCTTGCTATAGTTATCGAAATGAATCTGTCTTGGATAAAATTTGATATACCCTGCTGCGCTAAGATCATTCGAGCTGATCGTGTTGATAAACAAGTAGTAGAATGGATAGATGCATGACAGGGTGAACAATCCAAAGAGCGTATAGATAATTATCTGGAAGATAAGTTCTCCAGTTGTTAGTTTTTTCTTTCTCAAATGGGATCACCCCTGACTTAAATGATAGATTCGTCACGCACCATCTTAGATAATGTGTTGGCTGCGAACAGTAGAATTACACTGACAACCGATTTCAACATGCTGACGGCTGTGGCAAAAGGAAAGTTGTTAGCAAACGCAATATTGTATACATAAAGATCCAGCACCTCAATGGAATCTTTATTCATAGCATTTTGAAAGGCAAAATATTGCTCCATACCGTTATTGACCAGGTTACCTATGGATAACAGCAGCAGTACAAAAAAGGTTGGAATCAGACCTGGAATGGTAATATGCCAGATTTTGCGGAACCGACTTGCACCATCCACCTCAACAGCTTCATACAATTCCTGATCAATGCCAGCAATTGCAGCAAGATAAAGAATGGCTCCCCAGCCTAACGATTTCCACCAGTACCAAAGGATCATCGTGACCCAGATATTTGAGCTGGAAGCTAGTAAATTATAGCCTTCATCCACTATTCCAAGCTGCACCAGAATGTGGGTGATGACACCGTTATCTACTGAGAACAACGAGAATGCCAATGCATATACCAGAATCCAGCTGATAAAGTTCGGGATCGTGGTTAGCGTCTGCACCATCTTGCGATACCAGCCAGACTTAATCTCGGTCAACATAATGGCAAAGAACACTGGAAATATGGACGTAATTAATCCAAGTGAACTCATGGCAAGTGTGTTCTTCAGCACGCGTAGAACCTCTGCGGTTTGTGTCGGATTGGATACAATCGTCTTAAACCATTTCAGCCCGACATACGGCGTGTCTGACAAGGGTATTCCGGGAATGAAATCATAAAAGGCATAAATCCATCCGCTGATCGGCAGATAATAGAAAATAAAGGTGACAACAAGAAATGGAAAAGCCATGAAGAACAATTTATGTTTGTTCTTCATCTTCCAGCGGGATCGATGAACCGGATCTACGCCGGGAAGCAGTTCGCCAGCAGGTACCCCCATATCGGAATCTCCTATATCCAGATTTTGATTACGCTTTCAGAATATCAGAACCTGAGCTTCTGGCGAGATAGAGCACAGAACGTCCTCTCTGGAGAACCGTCAGATGCTAGTGAACCAAATTCGCAGCACAATCGACCATTTTCTACCTGCCCTGTGGGACAAAATACGAGCCAATTCATACCAATAAGAGCCATATCGTGATTTCATCAGCACCTTCCCTTGCCTCAGACTCTCCCTCTTTGAGCATTTCCACCATGTTCGCTCTCCGTGTCAACAAAAAAAAGCAGCCCCCGATAGGTAGCTGCTGCATTACTTTAAAACCCTAGTTTGTTAACACCAAATACCCACTGTACGCATACTGAAGTCCGTACTGCATCACGATAGCCTAATGCCCAGACGCCCGGACATCCCCCTCCGCAGAGGCATCCATCTTCTGACGTCCCATATAAAACGAAGCCAATAATGCTAACGCTGCGGGAATCACCGCCCAAGCAAAAGTATTTACTATGGAAGACGATAACCCTGCAGTAATCTTACCCAGAATCTCAGGTGGAATTAGCGCCCTAGTCTCCGGTGAAAGCAAGGCATGCGGGTCTTTAAAATCCATAGCTCCCGCAGGAGCCGATCCTCCTCCACTAGCCGAGAGTAGCTTGGTAAGACTGCCGGAGAAATAATGACTTTGAATGATACCGAAGGTGGTAATGCCTATGGTCATGCCCAATGAACGAATGAAATTCAGCGTTGCGCTGGCCGAACCACGTTGCTGTGCGGTTAATCCATGAATGGATGCCGTACTTAGCACTGAGAATGAAGCACCAATCCCTAGTCCAATTAAGATCATATACAATGTAACCAGCAATCGCGAAGCCTCCGGCGTAAGTGTCGCTACAAGACCAGTACCGATCACCAGAAGTGCGAATGTAGGAATGAGCAGGCTGCGGTAACTGGTTTTTGACATCAGAAATCCACCCATCGTAGCTGTAACCACAGAGCCAACCATCATTGGCAGCAGCACAAGTCCCGAATTTGTAGCCGATCCTCCTAATACCCCTTGAATAAAGATAGGAATATATACGGAAGCCACAATAAAAGCTGCACCGCTAAACAGAGCACAGATAATGCTCACTGCGTATAATCTTTTTTTGAACAAAGCAAAAGAAATGATCGGTTCTTTCGCTCTAGTCTCCACAAAAAGAAACACCGCTGCAAGGATCACAAAGGCTGCAAATAAACCAAGAATCATGGACGAATTCCAAGCATACTCTTTCCCGCCTAGTTCCAGCGCAAACATTAAGCAAATAACTGAACCTAGCAGCGTACCTGCTCCCAACCAGTCAATAGGCTGTTTAGAATGCTCATGGGATTCTTTATAAAAGAATACAACCATCGCAAAAGCCAACAGGCCAAGGGGCAAGTTAATATAAAATATCCATTGCCAAGCAATATGATCGGTAATATACGCCCCCAGTAATGGACCAAAAATACTCGACAATCCAAATACTGCTCCGAATGCCCCGCCGAGCTTGCCCCGAGTCTCCAGCGGAACAGCATCGAACATGATGGCAAAAGCGATTGGCACCAGCGCACCCCCGCCAATTCCCTGAATAGCCCGGTACGCAGCTAACTGAGTAATTGTATCAGCCGTTCCACAGAGAGCCGAACCTACCATAAATACGATAATTCCAAAAATAAAAAACTTCTTGCGGCCATACATATCGGATAGCTTGCCGAAAATGGGCATACCCGCCATCTCGGCTACGAGATAGGCTGATGTGACCCAGACAAATTTGTCCATTCCGCCAAGCTCTCCAACAATATTCCCCATCGCTGTAGCAACAATAGTGCTGTCCATGGAAGCCATCAGAATTCCTAATAGGAGACCTGCGATAACAATGCCCAGATTTGGCGATTTGGCAGCACTCATATGTTCCACTCCTCTTTTTCTCAAAAAATAACTATAAATTTATCTTTAAATCTTCACTTGATGCTTCACTGTTGCGTGCTTATGAACTTCTAGTGTATCACGGAACTCCACCGTTTCTATTTCACAGTCCGGGCCAATGATTACACGTTCTCCCCTTACCATACTAGCCTTTGTATTGACCAGATCAATAGCATCGCCCTCGATTAGCCCTGCTTCAAACAGTATTTTCGAAGTTGGCTTCATCATATGAAGCAGTCTCCCAGTTTTACTCTTCTTAATGGTTAAGATACTGCCCCCAACCTCCTTCGCACTACTTGGACCAAACAATTTAATCTCCAAATGCTCAGCACTAAGTAATCCAGCTACGCTTAAGGCACCGGAAATTTGCAATTTTTCCCCTTCACAATCACCCTTCACATCCAGATTTCCGTAGAGATGAAGCTTATCGATTTTTACAGAGGCTGCTTTTATTTCCCCCTGTCCACGCAAGGAATCTCCTTCAAGACCACTCTCTAGCGCAATTTCACCAGTGATTTTCATTTGCTTCATATGCAGATTTCCAGCAATATTGGCATTTCCAGTCAGACTCATCTTCTCGCAATTCACATCTCCGGCGAATTTGCATTCTCCAGTGATCTTAACATCTTTGAAAGAACCCCCGGCTGAAGACGTCGTTCCAATTATTTTCAGATTATCATTCACCGACCTTCTCCACCTTTCCAACTTTCGCTTCAGGATGCACCGTAATTTGTTCGCGATACTCTACCCGTCCGAGTGTACAGCCTGGGCCAATAATAACAATATTCCCTCTGATGATATCCGCAGTTGTATATTCTATATCTATAAAATCTCCCTCGATCGTTCGAGTACATAGCTCCGGTCGAAGTTTAGGGATGATTCCACTGAACATCTTACTCCAAAACCCACTATTTACTTGCCGTATCACTAGGCTCTCCACACCAATTTCATTAGCCTTCGCCTGACTCTGCAGTTTGAAGTCCACATGACCGGCACTGAGTAAACCACCAACATTAAAGCTTCCTTCACCTACGAAATCCTCAAGATCACAATCCCCCTTGACTGTCATCATTCCGTTAAGGGTGCAGCTTTCACCTCGAAAACTCTTACCTACAGTAAGAACCCCATCCACCTTTAGGGTGCCAAATTGCAAATTGCCTATCACTTTAATGACCCCGTTGCACTCTGCTTCTGCTGCTGTGAGATCATCATTCAAATTCATATGCCCATTTCCTTTAAACATTCGTGCCACAATCGGCCCCACTACTTTACCTACACCATCCATGTTTACGTTGTTGTAAGTACCTCCGGCCCCACCACTAACCCCGTTTATAATCAAATCAGGCAGCTGATGTTTGTCCATTACTCTTCCTCCTATTCAACAAGCTTGTAGGCAAGCTTACCTTTCAATTGTTCGATCAAATCTGCATATGTCATTTTACTGACCAATCTAACCCCTTCATCAAACCATAACTCCGCAGGCGCTTGTGCCAGAATGAAAGATGAAACCCCCATTTTCCGGACAAAAAACAATTCCCAGCTTCCACTCTCGAGCCTTGAAACTTTCTCCTGCAAAGTGCGAAACAGAAGCTCCGCCTCCTCCATACTCATTTCCCCAGCACTAAGCAGGCGGTCTACAGCGAATAAATGAACGAGCTCCTCAAAAGTATATTTACTTTCATCACCGAGACTTTCTCCAAATTTCCTCAGCGTCGTTGTCGAAACAATGTTACGTTCTACAATTTCCTTAGCAGTTATACTCACCTTTTCAAAGGATGCCTTATCCGATAGCTTATCAGCCATTTCATCCAAGGACAGCCCATCTTTCATATTCACAATGTTGTGAATCCGCGACAAGATCATCTCTCTAGGAAAAAAAGTCTCTTGCCCAGTGAAGGTAGATTTACGGATAAACCATTCCTCGGGAATTAACTGCTTCCTTTTCCAGCGGTACAATTGCCCATATGAAATACCGGTTAAATCCAGCAGTTGCTTCTTCGAAATCAAATCATCTTCCATATGCGATCACTCCTTGAAAGCATCGTAACATAACACTGTTACGTTGTAAACAAAACACTCCCCCTTAACTTCTCTACCGCAACAAATCATTGCATTAAAGTTTCCCTCCAAGATTTTACGACACAGGCAAAAAGTAAACCTCCGTCTAGAGGAGGATTTCCACTCTCAGCACAAAAAAGCAGACAGCTCCTAATAGTAAGGAAACTGTCTGCTTTAATTCATCTACTTTATTAATAAATCAAGATTATTCAGCTTTGTCTTCTCCAGAAGCTTCCACTGCAGCTGGTTCAGCAGCATCCTCTTCTGTCGGCTCTTGAGCTGTTGGAGGTGCGATCCGGACAATCAAAGTGTCCTCAGGCGTCAAAATTTCCCAGCCTTCATGCTTTGGCAAATCGGACACTAGCAATTGATCTCCAATATCCAGTCCACTAATATCCACTTCAAAAGATGCCGTTAATTTATCTGGAAGTGTACGAATTTCCAGTTCATGCAAATCAATTTGTTGTACGCCACCACTTTTCACACCAACGGGCTCGCCAGTAAAGTGGAATGCTACTTTTGTATCCAATTTGGCTTTCATATCAATCTGCTGAAAATCAATGTGAAGCAGTTGTTTGGATACGGGCTGGCGCTGAATCTCTTGAATGACAGCATTCTTTTTGCCTGAGTCTGGCAATTCTAATGTTAGAACTGCCCGAGGGTTATTAGCCAAAATCCCGGTAATTGTCTTAGCATCCGCTGTAAAGGATCGGCTATCTGAACCTGCACCGTACACGACGACCGGTACAAAGCCTTTTCTGCGCTGTGAAGAAGTCGAGCCGGATCTTTCTGTCAAACGTACTGTTGTATTCATGATGATTCCTCCTAAGTAGGGATTTTAAACAAGACCGATTAGATATGTACGTATAACCTAACCACTCTCTTATTACCCATTTGTCCTGCCTTTGAACCATTAAGGATCTTATTTATGCAGGTTATAACAGGGTTAAATTGTATTATCATACAATTTAACAATAATTATTCATAACTTAGGAAACAATGAGTTGCTCACGGATAACTGCAATCCTATCTGGGTATCTTCTCGCTTTTTACAAATCGCAGTAGTAAAATATAGGCAATAACAATATAGGAGTGAAGCCATAAGATGCAAATTCAAAATGGGACAGATCGTTTTTTTGTTGCGAATGACGGTAAGGACCTTGCCGAGATCACATACAGTTTGGATAAAGAGGCTGGGGAATTGGTCATTGACCACACCCGTGTCTCTGAAGAACTGCGCGGGCAAGGTACCGGTGAAGAACTTGTACGGGCTGTTGTAGATAAAGCCCGAAATGAAAAATTAAAAATTGTTCCTGTGTGCTCCTATGCAGCTCATCAATTCGAGAAGCATCCGGA
This Paenibacillus sp. FSL R5-0345 DNA region includes the following protein-coding sequences:
- a CDS encoding YhbD family protein; translated protein: MEDDLISKKQLLDLTGISYGQLYRWKRKQLIPEEWFIRKSTFTGQETFFPREMILSRIHNIVNMKDGLSLDEMADKLSDKASFEKVSITAKEIVERNIVSTTTLRKFGESLGDESKYTFEELVHLFAVDRLLSAGEMSMEEAELLFRTLQEKVSRLESGSWELFFVRKMGVSSFILAQAPAELWFDEGVRLVSKMTYADLIEQLKGKLAYKLVE
- a CDS encoding ABC transporter permease, producing the protein MGVPAGELLPGVDPVHRSRWKMKNKHKLFFMAFPFLVVTFIFYYLPISGWIYAFYDFIPGIPLSDTPYVGLKWFKTIVSNPTQTAEVLRVLKNTLAMSSLGLITSIFPVFFAIMLTEIKSGWYRKMVQTLTTIPNFISWILVYALAFSLFSVDNGVITHILVQLGIVDEGYNLLASSSNIWVTMILWYWWKSLGWGAILYLAAIAGIDQELYEAVEVDGASRFRKIWHITIPGLIPTFFVLLLLSIGNLVNNGMEQYFAFQNAMNKDSIEVLDLYVYNIAFANNFPFATAVSMLKSVVSVILLFAANTLSKMVRDESII
- a CDS encoding MDR family MFS transporter, whose translation is MSAAKSPNLGIVIAGLLLGILMASMDSTIVATAMGNIVGELGGMDKFVWVTSAYLVAEMAGMPIFGKLSDMYGRKKFFIFGIIVFMVGSALCGTADTITQLAAYRAIQGIGGGALVPIAFAIMFDAVPLETRGKLGGAFGAVFGLSSIFGPLLGAYITDHIAWQWIFYINLPLGLLAFAMVVFFYKESHEHSKQPIDWLGAGTLLGSVICLMFALELGGKEYAWNSSMILGLFAAFVILAAVFLFVETRAKEPIISFALFKKRLYAVSIICALFSGAAFIVASVYIPIFIQGVLGGSATNSGLVLLPMMVGSVVTATMGGFLMSKTSYRSLLIPTFALLVIGTGLVATLTPEASRLLVTLYMILIGLGIGASFSVLSTASIHGLTAQQRGSASATLNFIRSLGMTIGITTFGIIQSHYFSGSLTKLLSASGGGSAPAGAMDFKDPHALLSPETRALIPPEILGKITAGLSSSIVNTFAWAVIPAALALLASFYMGRQKMDASAEGDVRASGH
- a CDS encoding GNAT family N-acetyltransferase, which produces MQIQNGTDRFFVANDGKDLAEITYSLDKEAGELVIDHTRVSEELRGQGTGEELVRAVVDKARNEKLKIVPVCSYAAHQFEKHPEYKDVLSGNTGGRD
- a CDS encoding carbohydrate ABC transporter permease, which encodes MRKKKLTTGELIFQIIIYTLFGLFTLSCIYPFYYLFINTISSNDLSAAGYIKFYPRQIHFDNYSKVLKISGLGHAATVSVYRTVVGTLLTVGSSAFLGYLFTKKEMWGRSIWYRSVVVTMYFSAGLIPWYITMHNLHLTNNYLAYILPTIITPFNIILVKTFVEAIPPSLEESASMDGAGYMRVFWSIIVPLTTPILATITIFSAVNQWNSFIDTAFLMTDTKYYTLQFLLWRYLNESSSLAALIRSSPDMAAGVANMQTPTSVRMTVTMIVVLPILIVYPFFQRFFVKGIMIGAVKG
- a CDS encoding ABC transporter substrate-binding protein, with the translated sequence MRLRRASLVMLSVILVFVLAACGGGNNTANSGKNTSTEKPTSAATNAPAEETAAPDDGALDHSKPLKLTVFSTTANYAGPQTGWFAKIIKDKFNIEMDIVASNLTGGDTKISAMMASGDLGDIIIFGDDKNHYPNAIKGKLLLDWTQDGLLDKYGKDISSTFPKAIEKAKVAFGGGSSVFGMGNNVASNPSGPSEGKDMTWGPDLRWDLYQQIGAPEISKIEDYLPVLKKMQELEPKNEQGKKTYAFSMWSDWDGNYKMTLAKQFANMMGYDEIPDTAVYVKADEEKYYDFLSEDSWYMKSLKLYFEANQMGLVDPDSMTQKFDDVVAKYKDGRLLFSWFPWLGAANYNTPERTAEGKGFALVPFKDELMYSTGFNVYGGNGIIAIGAKAKEPARIMEFINWMYTPEGAMISAGSGTAVPNGPKGLTWDIDGSGKPVVTDFGWKAYADQQNTQVPAEYGGGDYYYGSNQMNFSFVVPAMVNPENKEPYDHNLWTTTLQRNPSKLDSDWRAKMGVLTPKEYFEKNNLLAVAPQGFTGKEPLMMDKTLEQKNKQIGTVIQQISWKMVFAKDQAEYDKLNKEMHDKVNGLGYSEVMDFSIKKAEELFEARKSVK
- a CDS encoding 50S ribosomal protein L25 gives rise to the protein MNTTVRLTERSGSTSSQRRKGFVPVVVYGAGSDSRSFTADAKTITGILANNPRAVLTLELPDSGKKNAVIQEIQRQPVSKQLLHIDFQQIDMKAKLDTKVAFHFTGEPVGVKSGGVQQIDLHELEIRTLPDKLTASFEVDISGLDIGDQLLVSDLPKHEGWEILTPEDTLIVRIAPPTAQEPTEEDAAEPAAVEASGEDKAE